GCTGCAAAATCGCAAGGCACTGGTTGCCTATGCCAGCGGCGGCGACTATGCGCCGGGAAGCCCCACCGAGTCATTCAACTTCCAGTCACCCTATATGGACCTTTGGCTAGGCTTCATTGGCATTACCGAAGTGGTGAGTGCGGCGGCGGCAGGCATGCTCGGCCCCAACAAAGAAGCATCAAAAGCCAAAGCCATCAAACGTGTCCAAGAAATCGCCGAAGATTTTTAACCATCTAGCCATCGATAAAACACATGGGGAGGAAAGCGAACGACTTTCCTCCCCATGTGCTTTCAAATGAGACGCGTTCAACCTATTCGGAACCGCATTCAATACATGTCGCCGCTCCGTCACGATCCTTTAAAACCAGGTCCAACACTTCCTCAAACTCCTGCAAGGGAGCTGCTCCACGAATCGCAACGCCACCAATCAGATAGGTAGGGGTTCCACGAAAGCCAAATGTCCTGGCCTCCTGGACGTCCGCCGCGATGCGCTCCTGAACCGAGGCTGACCGGGCAGCAACATAGGCCTGTTTGATGTCAACACCCAAGTCTTCCAATATATCCCGAAGAGTTGGACCAGATGGTCCCTCTTCCTGAATGGTGGCCCGTGCGGCAAAAACCCGCCGCTTGAATTCCCAGGCCGCATCCTCGTTCTGGAGGGCTACCCCTTCAAAAAGTCCCGCCAAAAGCTGCGATCCCTCATGCAATGGAAAATGCTTAAACACTACCTTGATGACTTCGGGGTGCAGCTCTTGCAACTCATGTAATGTCCGGCTGCCCCGATCACAATATGGGCAGAAAAAATCAGAATACTCCACAACGGTCACCGGAGCGATAACACTTCCGCGTATAGGACGGTCGCCTTCAATGACCGGCTTAAACGGTTCCGCCAACTCCAAAAGCCACTGCTGTCGCCGAGCCATGGCTTCCTTATCCGTTACTGCTTCCTGCATAATCTGCAACAATTCCAAACGATGCTCCCGCAAAACGTCCATAACGATCTCGGGATTCTCACGCACGGCTCGACGCACGGCTTCCTTTCCGGCGCAACCCGCCAAAATCGTACTCAGCAACAGGATGAAAACAACAACTCGACGCATTTTCCTCTCCTCAAAGCAAATACGGCGGCCCAGGGGACCGCCGTACCTATTTCGTTACCAACTTCGGAATTATCGCTTCGCTCCGCAATTCGGGCAGAACTTGCACTCTTCCAAGGCGATGGTTTCACCGCACTTCTCACAAGAACGTGGAGATGGACCAAGCTCTACCAACAGCTCACCACCCTTGACCGGTACCATCTTCTTGTCTTCCTCGAAATTGGCGGTCTTGAGAACGCGGCGAACGATCCCCTCCACCGGCGCAAGCACGGCCTTTTCCTGTTTCATGATGGAGATGTTGAAAATCTCCTCACCTTTTTTGACCAGATCGCCGGGACGCACATGCATGACCCACAAGTCACCGGTGGAAGGCGAAGCAACCTGCATGATATCATCAGGATCGGCCATTTCCACGGCACCAGGTCCGGACTTGCTGGCCTCCTGTACCTTAACCTGATGACTAAGGTTTTCAGAATCATAGATATAGCGCACATCGCAAACGCCCTCATCATCAGGATCAGGAAGGTCCATAAGCTTAAACTTATGCGGCTTTCCGGAATTCCCGATGAAATAGACCTCCTCACCTTTTTCCACGCCCTCAAACCAGACGTGAAGCGGAAGGTTGTTCGGATTCCCGTACTTGGACTTTTGCTCAATGGTCTTCAGCGCATCGCCCGGATGGTTCAGGTACATGACGAATTCTTCATCAGAAGGTTCACGTCCCAAGGCTTCGTCAAGCGCAGCACGCTCCGCCACAAGATCGACATCAGGCAGAGAGTCCAGCGGAGAGTCTTCCGTACGCTCGGCAACAGCCTTTTCCCACTCCAGACCAAAAGCGGATTCATAAACCCAATTCGGCGGCCAGCCCAAAGGTAACTTGCCAAATTTGCCTTTCAGCAAATCCCGGAAGGCATCGTTGCAATCGCGGTAAATGGTCAGCCGCGCCTTACGCTCCTGGTCAGAGAGTTTTTCCTCCGGCACGGAGTTGACGACTTCCATAATATTCAGCAGACGGCGAACCTCTTTTTCCCCACCACGCTTATGCGCGCCGGTAACGTTCAGGAAGGCCGTGTTCCAGGTGATCTGGGAGCCGGGAGTCACGTCATGATAACGGACGATCTTCCGTGTTTCGGCCAGATACTTCAGCATATACGGAAGCAGGCGGATATACCCCTGTTTCATGGCGCCTTCCTGGGAAGAGGACGTGGCCCCGCCGGGCATCCCGTGCCGGACAACGTCGTGGTCAATACCCTGGAAGTACGGTGAGGTGTAGCGATCATAGTAGGGCATGATCTGCTTGAGGGCAAAGTTCGTCGAGCGGATCATTTCCTTGTCGAGATTGGTCTTCAATCCCAACTCCCCTTCCATATAGGAAGCAGTGGACAGGACTTCTCCCTGTCCGTACCAGCGGACCGAAGAGCCGATGGCAACGTCAAGAATATGCGCACCGGCCTTGGCTGCGGCACCGCACGAAGGTACGAAAAGACCGTCAGTGTAATGACGATGGTAATGCAGGACCAGATTCGGATACTTGGCCCGCAATGCCCCCACCAGCTCACGCATGAACCATGGCGGACACACACCGGCCATGTCCTTAAGTCCGAGGATGACCATATCCTGAACCTTGGTGGTGTTCACCCCGGCCACATCCGCGCACATGCGCAGAATCTCCTCGGTAACGCCGAGATAGTGCTCCACATCAAAACCGGCAGCCCAGGACATGGACAAAGCAGGTTGGAAGATGTTGGTCTTGCTGGACAGGGCAACCTCAGCAAACGGCCGCATATTTTCAATATGGTTGAGGAAGTCGAAGCACCGGATCACGTCGAAGTGTTCGGCTATCATCTCCCCGGTCAGCCGCATGACGTTTCGGGGCTGCGGCTTATAGCCGAGCACATTGGTGGAGCGCACCAAAATCTGTTTCAACGTTTTGGGCGCAAATTGGTTCCATTCCTTGGCCTCGGTAAAGGGATAGGTCATGTTGGCAAGCATGGCCACGTGGAAATGGGCGCCGCCGCCGCTCTCCAACGAGAAAAATCCGCATTTGTCGAGGTAGGGACCAACCAAACGATCTTCGGCCAGACGGAACCGGTTGCCGGAGTTGGACTGAGTAATGTCTCGGGTAGTGGTGTCGGTCAGGTGAACCACACCCTTTTCCCTGTCTTCACGCAATCCATTAATGATGTCCGTGCGGTCCATTCCACGCTTAAAACGAGGCTGGAATCCGGTGTCAATCGCCGGAGGTCGGACGAACTCGAACTTTCCTACGCGTTTGTCCGCAATGCTACGATATTCGCCGAGCTGGACATAGGGGTTATACCCCTTGGCGGAAATCTCGGCGATAAGCCGACACAACCTGAACGAATCCTTGGCCTCATCCGAATAGGCCAGAAGTTCGTTTTTATGCATATCCA
The sequence above is a segment of the Paucidesulfovibrio gracilis DSM 16080 genome. Coding sequences within it:
- a CDS encoding pyruvate carboxylase; its protein translation is MKPKSFNEILDLMSDKPILVANRGIPARRICRTISEMSEAISVMTATDVDKTSPATSGANELMLLGDDPRAYLDIDTIIQRAKDRGVIAIHPGWGFAAEDESFPEKCKEAGIIFIGPPTDAMRTLGNKVAVRRLAQEIGVPVVPGSEEAVDIPKAREIAKQIGLPIMLKAEGGGGGRGIYEVYSEDQLEKAFHKASALAQASFGNPRLYIEKLLTSVRHIEIQVIADQHGNVFAFDERDCSVQRNHQKLIEITPSPWPQMTPELREQLKEYSRNLVKAVGYYSVCTVEFLVEEDGTPYLIEVNTRLQVEHGITECRYGIDLVEEQVAIAFGSKLRFTEENCKPFQHALQVRINFEDPQNSFSPNAARIERYFAPGGQGVRLDSCIGEGYTFPSQYDSAAALLITYGRSWEKTVLLMRRALREYVIGGVKTTIPFHRQVLKHPDFFYANYNTKFVDMHKNELLAYSDEAKDSFRLCRLIAEISAKGYNPYVQLGEYRSIADKRVGKFEFVRPPAIDTGFQPRFKRGMDRTDIINGLREDREKGVVHLTDTTTRDITQSNSGNRFRLAEDRLVGPYLDKCGFFSLESGGGAHFHVAMLANMTYPFTEAKEWNQFAPKTLKQILVRSTNVLGYKPQPRNVMRLTGEMIAEHFDVIRCFDFLNHIENMRPFAEVALSSKTNIFQPALSMSWAAGFDVEHYLGVTEEILRMCADVAGVNTTKVQDMVILGLKDMAGVCPPWFMRELVGALRAKYPNLVLHYHRHYTDGLFVPSCGAAAKAGAHILDVAIGSSVRWYGQGEVLSTASYMEGELGLKTNLDKEMIRSTNFALKQIMPYYDRYTSPYFQGIDHDVVRHGMPGGATSSSQEGAMKQGYIRLLPYMLKYLAETRKIVRYHDVTPGSQITWNTAFLNVTGAHKRGGEKEVRRLLNIMEVVNSVPEEKLSDQERKARLTIYRDCNDAFRDLLKGKFGKLPLGWPPNWVYESAFGLEWEKAVAERTEDSPLDSLPDVDLVAERAALDEALGREPSDEEFVMYLNHPGDALKTIEQKSKYGNPNNLPLHVWFEGVEKGEEVYFIGNSGKPHKFKLMDLPDPDDEGVCDVRYIYDSENLSHQVKVQEASKSGPGAVEMADPDDIMQVASPSTGDLWVMHVRPGDLVKKGEEIFNISIMKQEKAVLAPVEGIVRRVLKTANFEEDKKMVPVKGGELLVELGPSPRSCEKCGETIALEECKFCPNCGAKR
- a CDS encoding DsbA family protein, encoding MRRVVVFILLLSTILAGCAGKEAVRRAVRENPEIVMDVLREHRLELLQIMQEAVTDKEAMARRQQWLLELAEPFKPVIEGDRPIRGSVIAPVTVVEYSDFFCPYCDRGSRTLHELQELHPEVIKVVFKHFPLHEGSQLLAGLFEGVALQNEDAAWEFKRRVFAARATIQEEGPSGPTLRDILEDLGVDIKQAYVAARSASVQERIAADVQEARTFGFRGTPTYLIGGVAIRGAAPLQEFEEVLDLVLKDRDGAATCIECGSE